TTTGGTTATAGGGGATCGCGAAGTCGAAACGCAAACCGTCGCTGTGCGCACCCGTGAAGGCGCAGACCTGGGCTCGATGCCCGTCGCGCAATTCACTGAACTGCTGTCGCAAGCGGTTTCCCGGCGTGGTCGCCAAGAATCGGAGTAAAGATTATTAAGCGTGAAATGAGAAACGATAAACGAACTGCACCGAAAGCCCCGATCAACGAGAATATCTCGGCACGCGAGGTTCGGTTAATTGGTGCTGACGGCGAGCAGATTGGCATCGTCTCGATTGATGAAGCGCTGCGTATCGCTGATGAAGCGAAGCTGGATCTGGTGGAAATCTCTGCAGACGCGCAACCGCCCGTCTGCAAGGTGATGGACTACGGTAAGCACCTCTTCGAGAAGAAGAAGCAGGCCAACGAAGCCAAGAAGAACCAGAAGCAGATCCAGATCAAAGAAATCAAGTTTCGTCCAGGGACGGAAGAAGGGGATTACCAGGTAAAACTACGCAACCTGGTACGTTTCCTTAGCGATGGGGACAAGGCCAAGATCTCTCTGAGATTCCGCGGCCGTGAGATGGCCCACCAGGAGCTGGGCATGGAGCTGTTGAAGCGGGTCGAAGCGGACCTCGTGGAATATGGCACCGTTGAGCAGCATCCGAAGATGGAAGGACGCCAGCTTATGATGGTCATCGCCCCCAAAAAGAAGAAGTAATCTCCCGGGCACGGCAGGCCTGATGATTATTGTGTAATTTTTATTCGAATGCGGAGTTCCAACATGCCAAAAATGAAAACCAAGAGCGGTGCTGCGAAGCGCTTCCTGAAGACGGCTTCCGGCTTCAAGCACAAGCACGCTTTCAAGAGCCACATCCTGACCAAAATGTCGACCAAGCGTAAGCGTCAACTGCGCGGTGCCAGCTTGCTGCACCCGTCTGACGTGGCAAAAGTCGAGCGCATGCTGCGCGTTCGTTAATTCTGGTTAAGATAGAGGAAGTTACTCATGGCTCGTGTTAAGCGCGGCGTTATCGCTCGTAAGCGTCACAAAAAAATTCTGAAACTGGCTAAAGGTTACTACGGTGCACGTTCGCGCGTATTCCGTGTAGCCAAGCAAGCGGTCATCAAGGCAGGCCAATACGCCTACCGCGACCGTCGCCAGAAGAAGCGTCAGTTCCGCGCACTGTGGATCGCTCGTATCAACGCCGGTGCCCGCACCAACGGTCTGTCGTACAGCCGTCTGATTGCTGGCCTGAAAAAAGCGTCGATCGAAATCGACCGTAAGGTTCTGGCTGATCTGGCAGTGAACGAAAAAGCGGCGTTTGCTGCGATTGTCGAGAAGGCTAAAGCCGTACTGGCTTAAGTACCCACGACAATCATCCGGCGGCGCCTGCGCCGTCGGGTGTAAAACGTCATCGGATAGGGGAAGAGCCTTCAAAAGCTCTTCCCCTATTTTCGTATCTGGAGTCTGTACATGGAAAACCTGGACGCGCTGGTCGCCCAAGCCCTCGAGGCCGTGGAACGCGC
This sequence is a window from Pseudomonas maumuensis. Protein-coding genes within it:
- the infC gene encoding translation initiation factor IF-3; this translates as MRNDKRTAPKAPINENISAREVRLIGADGEQIGIVSIDEALRIADEAKLDLVEISADAQPPVCKVMDYGKHLFEKKKQANEAKKNQKQIQIKEIKFRPGTEEGDYQVKLRNLVRFLSDGDKAKISLRFRGREMAHQELGMELLKRVEADLVEYGTVEQHPKMEGRQLMMVIAPKKKK
- the rpmI gene encoding 50S ribosomal protein L35 — protein: MPKMKTKSGAAKRFLKTASGFKHKHAFKSHILTKMSTKRKRQLRGASLLHPSDVAKVERMLRVR
- the rplT gene encoding 50S ribosomal protein L20, producing the protein MARVKRGVIARKRHKKILKLAKGYYGARSRVFRVAKQAVIKAGQYAYRDRRQKKRQFRALWIARINAGARTNGLSYSRLIAGLKKASIEIDRKVLADLAVNEKAAFAAIVEKAKAVLA